One Streptomyces sp. CG4 genomic window, GCTCTCCCTTGAGGACCTTGCCGTCGGCCCGGCGGGCGACCTGCCCGTCCGGGCCGAGCTTGCTCATGTTGGCCCGGTGGATCTCGGCGATCACCTGATCGAGGTCGATGCCGTGGACCAGCGCCGTGCCGTACGCGACGTAGACCACGTCCGCCAGTTCGTGCGCGAGCTTGTCCAGCGGGCCGTCGACCGCGACCTCGGCGACCTCCGCGGCCTCCTCGGCGAGCAGTTCCCCACGGTGCGCGGCCAGTTCGGGGGCCACCTCCGTCGGCGTACTGCGGGCGTCGAGTCCGAAGGCGCGGTGGAACTCTCGGACGAGGTCGGCGGGTGAAGTGCTCATGCGTCGACTCTAACGGCGACCACTGACAGCGCCCGCGGCCCGCTTCCCCGTCCCGGAGTGACCCCTACCCTGGTCAGCGCCGCACCCGGCCTGG contains:
- a CDS encoding MazG nucleotide pyrophosphohydrolase domain-containing protein encodes the protein MSTSPADLVREFHRAFGLDARSTPTEVAPELAAHRGELLAEEAAEVAEVAVDGPLDKLAHELADVVYVAYGTALVHGIDLDQVIAEIHRANMSKLGPDGQVARRADGKVLKGEHYRAPDVSSVLRGQGWIPASAQRAASEPSA